TGTCAATGGCACCAATCAAGGTGAGATTTTTACGTTTACCGGCAATGCCGGCACCACCACGCTCAGTGATTATTGTACCACCAACTTCGGCACGGTTTTACCCCATCAACTCCGTGACAACGTGGTGCCCGCAACCGGAACGCTGATCACCGTCAACAACAATGTCGGTGCGACAAGCTATCAAATTACCCACAACGGAGTAGGTTCAGGTTCAAGGATTTCTGTTCTGAATTGTTTTGTGTGTGCCAGTCCATTTGCTGTCAATCTCGTGAATTTTTCAGCCAATTACCGTTCCGACCTGCAAGACGTTGCCTTGGATTGGCAGACGAGCAGCGAGGACAATGCCCGCGGATTTGAAGTCCAGCATAGCCTCAATGGCGAAGATTGGGAAGTCCTCGGTTTTGTCGAAAGTAAGGGTACCGGCAACGGATTTGGAAACTATAATTTTGTACACCCGCAGCCAGTTCAGGGAAGCAATTTCTATCGCCTGCGCATGGTGGATCAAAATGGGGAATTTCAATTCTCTCAAATTCAAACGATCAACATGTCACCTGAAAATCCCGAGGCGACGATTTTCCCAAATCCGACGTCCGGGCAATTTGAAGTCAGGGCTGCAGGTCGCAAAGGAAACCTGGAAGTGACGGACATGCTCGGTCGTCAAGTTTATCAGCATCCATTTGATTCTCAGGCTGTCATTGACCTGGGATCCCAGCGTCCAGGCGTGTATCAAGTGAAGATTACCGATCAGCGCAACCGCAGCACATCCCAGCGAATCGTCTTGCAGTGATTGGATGGATTCGGAATCAATGCGGATCTTGGAGTGAGGAATTTGTTCCGCAGTCTATTGATCTGATTCCTCAAAGGCCAGGTATTCCAACATCGCGACAAAGTCGCTCGGGGGCTGGAAGTTGATGGAATTGTCGGCGATTTTGTAGGGCAGATTCATGAATTTCCCCTGCCGATACCAATACAGTTGTGAGGTGATCGACCCTGGACCTTCATGGTGCATGCCATAGGCCATCGGAATGAGCATGTTGATGGCCTTGAGCACCGAGGAATCTTCAATGGGATGGATCAACGTCGAATGCCGATGCGGGACCGCCACCAAACTGCCATGCGTACCGACGAGTCCCGGCACCCGGTCAAGGTTGAGGATGACGTTGGAACCGAAGAAGTGATTCTGAATCACGGCCTTGAGTTTGACATTCGCATCCAAGTCCGTCGCGGAAAAATCGTAGCTCTC
The DNA window shown above is from Bacteroidota bacterium and carries:
- a CDS encoding T9SS type A sorting domain-containing protein; protein product: MKKAITLLSLLLVFYSGSLSAQCTLANFTSVANLGPANFPYFAAGPGITVTASAPGVPTLGNTSYTCGAQTFACASPTWWLNATNHVLTLTFSCPIGRFSVVVNGTNQGEIFTFTGNAGTTTLSDYCTTNFGTVLPHQLRDNVVPATGTLITVNNNVGATSYQITHNGVGSGSRISVLNCFVCASPFAVNLVNFSANYRSDLQDVALDWQTSSEDNARGFEVQHSLNGEDWEVLGFVESKGTGNGFGNYNFVHPQPVQGSNFYRLRMVDQNGEFQFSQIQTINMSPENPEATIFPNPTSGQFEVRAAGRKGNLEVTDMLGRQVYQHPFDSQAVIDLGSQRPGVYQVKITDQRNRSTSQRIVLQ